From one Stigmatopora nigra isolate UIUO_SnigA chromosome 8, RoL_Snig_1.1, whole genome shotgun sequence genomic stretch:
- the samsn1a gene encoding SAM domain-containing protein SAMSN-1a isoform X2 codes for MNLFCFSLEGSLDSLYEAVQTSDEKPPRPIPSRYSSRSCSPALLLQENTTWRGSGRSISMEMTTKQESNAEKKKRRTQVSKSASDNEALDNACNAAVWKGANRPEDLVHISNNHNEEMKRTKHRADLKGGKSAHHSGAKKRDKSQNTNTKRTTTDSKQVAKRNQKPGKKSTGKNGKDGLKKNENITVHPPRGDTSPLMGPLYLNVPHKCDGRPYPSKFSTLPIQDSTTPGHCNDMLSLPGGATPTHCHNQNQRWSNPTDNSPIWGTVLHTCRRPLTEYHVSPDEFTLHHSNEMQEEEDKDGNLSMNCKLLIPPKVTRSFNDLDLLEPNRSTSFGRFDGFRQNPSPAKTEENGTDMTSVACESAEPNKPAGIGKKMKAISLTMRRKVGKKHAKSFSEEIVGDTGTETTSANEQNSTRASNSLESLYSGQSSSSGVTSESNCSGQRDGLRLEEDGSYQGQFCGRARVHTDFVPSPYDTDSLKLKTGDIINIISKPPMGIWTGMLNNRVGNFKFIYVDILLEKEEKGEEEDNDEALKVRQQKLCQRPRPKTLLELLERLNLEEYASALLLNGYQTVEDLTHLQEKHLIELNVKDPEDRCKLLAASQCRYSEGDDVSNVAETKSPSALQEEDSDCPRDSGCFIPSECSDSKEDTEQLNESVAS; via the exons ATGAACCTGTTCTGCTTCTCATTG GAGGGCTCATTGGACAGCTTGTATGAAGCTGTGCAGACCTCTGACGAGAAACCCCCACGACCAATCCCGAGCCGCTATTCCAGCCGCTCGTGCAGCCCGGCTCTCTTGCTGCAAGAAAATACGACATGGAGGGGATCTGGAAGATCCATTTCTATG gaaatgacaacaaaacaagaaagcaatgctgaaaaaaagaaaagaag AACACAGGTATCCAAATCTGCTTCAGACAATGAAGCATTGG ATAACGCCTGTAATGCGGCAGTGTGGAAGGGTGCCAATAGGCCAGAAGATTTAGTTCACATCAGCAACAATCATAATGAAG aAATGAAGAGGACAAAACACAGAGCTGATCTGAAAGGAGGCAAATCAGCACATCATTCAGGTGCCAAAAAAAGGGATAAAAGTCAG AACACAAACACCAAAAGAACCACAACGGACTCTAAACAAGTAGCCAAAAGGAATCAAAAACCTGGTAAAAAATCAACTGGAAAGAATGGAAAAGATGggctgaagaaaaatgaaaatatcacag TGCACCCTCCAAGAGGAGACACCAGTCCTCTCATGGGCCCACTCTACCTAAATGTCCCCCACAAGTGTGACGGGAGGCCCTACCCGAGTAAATTCTCCACCCTTCCGATACAAGATAGCACAACTCCAGGCCACTGCAACGACATGCTCAGCTTGCCTGGTGGTGCAACACCTACGCACTGCCACAACCAGAACCAACGCTGGAGCAACCCGACTGACAACAGTCCCATCTGGGGAACAGTGTTACATACATGCCGCAGACCACTCACTGAGTACCACGTTTCCCCTGATGAATTCACTCTGCATCATTCAAATGAAATgcaagaggaggaggacaagGATGGCAACTTGAGTATGAACTGCAAACTCCTTATTCCCCCAAAAGTGACACGGTCATTTAATGACTTGGATCTGTTGGAACCCAAC CGTTCCACAAGCTTTGGCAGGTTTGATGGGTTCAGACAAAATCCGTCTCCAGCCAAAACAGAGGAGAATGGAACAGATATG actTCAGTGGCATGTGAGAGCGCAGAGCCAAACAAACCAGCTGGAATTGGGAAGAAAATGAAGGCAATTTCATTGACCATGCGTAGGAAAGTGGGCAAAAAGCATGCCAAGTCTTTTTCAGAGGAGATA GTTGGGGATACAGGGACCGAAACTACATCAGCAAATGAACAGAACTCAACGAGGGCCAGCAACTCCCTGGAAAGCCTTTACAGTGGACAGAGTTCTTCAA GTGGTGTAACCAGTGAGTCTAATTGTTCAGGTCAGAGGGATGGTCTGAGGTTAGAAGAAGACGGTTCCTATCAGGGTCAGTTTTGTGGCAGAGCTCGTGTCCACACTGACTTTGTCCCAAGCCCCTACGACACAGACTCTCTCAAACTTAAG ACTGGTgacatcatcaacatcatcagcAAGCCTCCAATGGGTATTTGGACAGGGATGCTCAACAACAGAGTGGGAAACTTCAAATTCATCTATGTGGACATTTTGttggaaaaggaagaaaaaggaGAAGAGGAAGACAATGACGAGGCTCTCAAAGTACGACAACAAAAACTGTGTCAAAGACCACGACCCAAAACGTTGCTGGAACTGCTCGAAAGACTAAATCTGGAG GAGTACGCATCTGCCTTACTCCTCAACGGCTACCAGACAGTGGAGGACCTCACACACCTGCAGGAGAAACATCTCATTGAGCTCAATGTCAAAGACCCCGAGGATAGATGCAAGTTGTTGGCTGCCTCTCAGTGTCGCTACTCAGAAG GTGATGACGTCAGTAATGTGGCTGAAACCAAATCTCCAAGTGCTCTACAGGAAGAAGACAGCGACTGTCCCAGGGACTCAGGCTGCTTCATTCCATCCGAATGCTCAGACAGTAAAGAGGATACAGAACAGCTCAACGAAAGTGTGGCTTCTTAA
- the samsn1a gene encoding SAM domain-containing protein SAMSN-1a isoform X3: protein MNLFCFSLEGSLDSLYEAVQTSDEKPPRPIPSRYSSRSCSPALLLQENTTWRGSGRSISMEMTTKQESNAEKKKRRTQVSKSASDNEALEMKRTKHRADLKGGKSAHHSGAKKRDKSQNTNTKRTTTDSKQVAKRNQKPGKKSTGKNGKDGLKKNENITVHPPRGDTSPLMGPLYLNVPHKCDGRPYPSKFSTLPIQDSTTPGHCNDMLSLPGGATPTHCHNQNQRWSNPTDNSPIWGTVLHTCRRPLTEYHVSPDEFTLHHSNEMQEEEDKDGNLSMNCKLLIPPKVTRSFNDLDLLEPNRSTSFGRFDGFRQNPSPAKTEENGTDMTSVACESAEPNKPAGIGKKMKAISLTMRRKVGKKHAKSFSEEIVGDTGTETTSANEQNSTRASNSLESLYSGQSSSSGVTSESNCSGQRDGLRLEEDGSYQGQFCGRARVHTDFVPSPYDTDSLKLKTGDIINIISKPPMGIWTGMLNNRVGNFKFIYVDILLEKEEKGEEEDNDEALKVRQQKLCQRPRPKTLLELLERLNLEEYASALLLNGYQTVEDLTHLQEKHLIELNVKDPEDRCKLLAASQCRYSEGDDVSNVAETKSPSALQEEDSDCPRDSGCFIPSECSDSKEDTEQLNESVAS, encoded by the exons ATGAACCTGTTCTGCTTCTCATTG GAGGGCTCATTGGACAGCTTGTATGAAGCTGTGCAGACCTCTGACGAGAAACCCCCACGACCAATCCCGAGCCGCTATTCCAGCCGCTCGTGCAGCCCGGCTCTCTTGCTGCAAGAAAATACGACATGGAGGGGATCTGGAAGATCCATTTCTATG gaaatgacaacaaaacaagaaagcaatgctgaaaaaaagaaaagaag AACACAGGTATCCAAATCTGCTTCAGACAATGAAGCATTGG aAATGAAGAGGACAAAACACAGAGCTGATCTGAAAGGAGGCAAATCAGCACATCATTCAGGTGCCAAAAAAAGGGATAAAAGTCAG AACACAAACACCAAAAGAACCACAACGGACTCTAAACAAGTAGCCAAAAGGAATCAAAAACCTGGTAAAAAATCAACTGGAAAGAATGGAAAAGATGggctgaagaaaaatgaaaatatcacag TGCACCCTCCAAGAGGAGACACCAGTCCTCTCATGGGCCCACTCTACCTAAATGTCCCCCACAAGTGTGACGGGAGGCCCTACCCGAGTAAATTCTCCACCCTTCCGATACAAGATAGCACAACTCCAGGCCACTGCAACGACATGCTCAGCTTGCCTGGTGGTGCAACACCTACGCACTGCCACAACCAGAACCAACGCTGGAGCAACCCGACTGACAACAGTCCCATCTGGGGAACAGTGTTACATACATGCCGCAGACCACTCACTGAGTACCACGTTTCCCCTGATGAATTCACTCTGCATCATTCAAATGAAATgcaagaggaggaggacaagGATGGCAACTTGAGTATGAACTGCAAACTCCTTATTCCCCCAAAAGTGACACGGTCATTTAATGACTTGGATCTGTTGGAACCCAAC CGTTCCACAAGCTTTGGCAGGTTTGATGGGTTCAGACAAAATCCGTCTCCAGCCAAAACAGAGGAGAATGGAACAGATATG actTCAGTGGCATGTGAGAGCGCAGAGCCAAACAAACCAGCTGGAATTGGGAAGAAAATGAAGGCAATTTCATTGACCATGCGTAGGAAAGTGGGCAAAAAGCATGCCAAGTCTTTTTCAGAGGAGATA GTTGGGGATACAGGGACCGAAACTACATCAGCAAATGAACAGAACTCAACGAGGGCCAGCAACTCCCTGGAAAGCCTTTACAGTGGACAGAGTTCTTCAA GTGGTGTAACCAGTGAGTCTAATTGTTCAGGTCAGAGGGATGGTCTGAGGTTAGAAGAAGACGGTTCCTATCAGGGTCAGTTTTGTGGCAGAGCTCGTGTCCACACTGACTTTGTCCCAAGCCCCTACGACACAGACTCTCTCAAACTTAAG ACTGGTgacatcatcaacatcatcagcAAGCCTCCAATGGGTATTTGGACAGGGATGCTCAACAACAGAGTGGGAAACTTCAAATTCATCTATGTGGACATTTTGttggaaaaggaagaaaaaggaGAAGAGGAAGACAATGACGAGGCTCTCAAAGTACGACAACAAAAACTGTGTCAAAGACCACGACCCAAAACGTTGCTGGAACTGCTCGAAAGACTAAATCTGGAG GAGTACGCATCTGCCTTACTCCTCAACGGCTACCAGACAGTGGAGGACCTCACACACCTGCAGGAGAAACATCTCATTGAGCTCAATGTCAAAGACCCCGAGGATAGATGCAAGTTGTTGGCTGCCTCTCAGTGTCGCTACTCAGAAG GTGATGACGTCAGTAATGTGGCTGAAACCAAATCTCCAAGTGCTCTACAGGAAGAAGACAGCGACTGTCCCAGGGACTCAGGCTGCTTCATTCCATCCGAATGCTCAGACAGTAAAGAGGATACAGAACAGCTCAACGAAAGTGTGGCTTCTTAA
- the samsn1a gene encoding SAM domain-containing protein SAMSN-1a isoform X4 codes for MKRTKHRADLKGGKSAHHSGAKKRDKSQNTNTKRTTTDSKQVAKRNQKPGKKSTGKNGKDGLKKNENITVHPPRGDTSPLMGPLYLNVPHKCDGRPYPSKFSTLPIQDSTTPGHCNDMLSLPGGATPTHCHNQNQRWSNPTDNSPIWGTVLHTCRRPLTEYHVSPDEFTLHHSNEMQEEEDKDGNLSMNCKLLIPPKVTRSFNDLDLLEPNRSTSFGRFDGFRQNPSPAKTEENGTDMTSVACESAEPNKPAGIGKKMKAISLTMRRKVGKKHAKSFSEEIVGDTGTETTSANEQNSTRASNSLESLYSGQSSSSGVTSESNCSGQRDGLRLEEDGSYQGQFCGRARVHTDFVPSPYDTDSLKLKTGDIINIISKPPMGIWTGMLNNRVGNFKFIYVDILLEKEEKGEEEDNDEALKVRQQKLCQRPRPKTLLELLERLNLEEYASALLLNGYQTVEDLTHLQEKHLIELNVKDPEDRCKLLAASQCRYSEGDDVSNVAETKSPSALQEEDSDCPRDSGCFIPSECSDSKEDTEQLNESVAS; via the exons ATGAAGAGGACAAAACACAGAGCTGATCTGAAAGGAGGCAAATCAGCACATCATTCAGGTGCCAAAAAAAGGGATAAAAGTCAG AACACAAACACCAAAAGAACCACAACGGACTCTAAACAAGTAGCCAAAAGGAATCAAAAACCTGGTAAAAAATCAACTGGAAAGAATGGAAAAGATGggctgaagaaaaatgaaaatatcacag TGCACCCTCCAAGAGGAGACACCAGTCCTCTCATGGGCCCACTCTACCTAAATGTCCCCCACAAGTGTGACGGGAGGCCCTACCCGAGTAAATTCTCCACCCTTCCGATACAAGATAGCACAACTCCAGGCCACTGCAACGACATGCTCAGCTTGCCTGGTGGTGCAACACCTACGCACTGCCACAACCAGAACCAACGCTGGAGCAACCCGACTGACAACAGTCCCATCTGGGGAACAGTGTTACATACATGCCGCAGACCACTCACTGAGTACCACGTTTCCCCTGATGAATTCACTCTGCATCATTCAAATGAAATgcaagaggaggaggacaagGATGGCAACTTGAGTATGAACTGCAAACTCCTTATTCCCCCAAAAGTGACACGGTCATTTAATGACTTGGATCTGTTGGAACCCAAC CGTTCCACAAGCTTTGGCAGGTTTGATGGGTTCAGACAAAATCCGTCTCCAGCCAAAACAGAGGAGAATGGAACAGATATG actTCAGTGGCATGTGAGAGCGCAGAGCCAAACAAACCAGCTGGAATTGGGAAGAAAATGAAGGCAATTTCATTGACCATGCGTAGGAAAGTGGGCAAAAAGCATGCCAAGTCTTTTTCAGAGGAGATA GTTGGGGATACAGGGACCGAAACTACATCAGCAAATGAACAGAACTCAACGAGGGCCAGCAACTCCCTGGAAAGCCTTTACAGTGGACAGAGTTCTTCAA GTGGTGTAACCAGTGAGTCTAATTGTTCAGGTCAGAGGGATGGTCTGAGGTTAGAAGAAGACGGTTCCTATCAGGGTCAGTTTTGTGGCAGAGCTCGTGTCCACACTGACTTTGTCCCAAGCCCCTACGACACAGACTCTCTCAAACTTAAG ACTGGTgacatcatcaacatcatcagcAAGCCTCCAATGGGTATTTGGACAGGGATGCTCAACAACAGAGTGGGAAACTTCAAATTCATCTATGTGGACATTTTGttggaaaaggaagaaaaaggaGAAGAGGAAGACAATGACGAGGCTCTCAAAGTACGACAACAAAAACTGTGTCAAAGACCACGACCCAAAACGTTGCTGGAACTGCTCGAAAGACTAAATCTGGAG GAGTACGCATCTGCCTTACTCCTCAACGGCTACCAGACAGTGGAGGACCTCACACACCTGCAGGAGAAACATCTCATTGAGCTCAATGTCAAAGACCCCGAGGATAGATGCAAGTTGTTGGCTGCCTCTCAGTGTCGCTACTCAGAAG GTGATGACGTCAGTAATGTGGCTGAAACCAAATCTCCAAGTGCTCTACAGGAAGAAGACAGCGACTGTCCCAGGGACTCAGGCTGCTTCATTCCATCCGAATGCTCAGACAGTAAAGAGGATACAGAACAGCTCAACGAAAGTGTGGCTTCTTAA
- the hspa13 gene encoding heat shock 70 kDa protein 13, with the protein MAGEMSMIGSMILALFLAGYLGQQYLPPPKPRVIGLDLGTTFCSVGVFHPGTGEVEVIADEEGRKSIPSAVSFTNMTVLAGHDAVDVADINPRNTIYDAKRFIGKIFDSHMLEQESSRYPFKVISNNGSAEFVITTNVTLRVSPEFIGSRLLLRMKKMAEQKLGIPIQKAVISVPAEFDERQREYTVKAANLAGLEILRVINEPTAAALAYGLHKVDVFSVLVVDLGGGTLDVSLLNKQGSMFFTRAMAGNNKLGGQDFSQRLLQYTTERVRQEFGVVPALKEDIHRLRQAVEAAKLNLTLHNSATVRVPLNLHIHDDSTPERVLFEAVLTRQLFEELNEDLFQKILAPVETVLAEGHLDKAEVDEIVLVGGSTRIPRIRRLIAEYFGKDPNTSVDPDLAVVMGVALQAGIMGGSWPLQVSAIEIPNRHLHKTNFN; encoded by the exons ATGGCAGGAGAGATGTCAATGATCG GTTCTATGATCCTGGCTCTCTTCTTGGCTGGATATTTGGGTCAGCAGTACTTACCTCCACCCAAGCCCAGAGTGATCGGACTGGATTTAGGGACCACATTCTGCTCAGTGGGCGTGTTCCACCCAGGCACTGGTGAGGTTGAGGTGATAGCAGATGAGGAGGGGAGAAAGAGCATCCCCAGTGCTGTCTCCTTCACCAACATGACAGTGCTGGCCGGGCACGATGCGGTGGACGTCGCCGACATCAATCCGCGGAATACCATTTACGACGCCAAGCGCTTCATTGGGAAGATCTTTGATTCACATATGCTGGAGCAGGAAAGCAGCCGCTATCCTTTCAAG GTCATCTCCAACAATGGCAGTGCTGAGTTTGTGATCACCACCAACGTCACTTTAAGAGTGTCTCCGGAGTTTATCGGATCTCGTCTATTGCtgaggatgaagaagatggCCGAGCAGAAATTGGGGATACCTATTCAGAAAGCCGTCATCTCCGTGCCCGCTGAGTTTGACGAAAGGCAGAGGGAATACACCGTCAAAGCTGCCAACCTTGCCG GCTTGGAAATCTTGCGCGTGATCAACGAACCCACAGCGGCGGCTTTGGCGTATGGCCTACACAAGGTAGATGTCTTCAGCGTGCTGGTGGTGGACCTTGGTGGAGGAACCCTGGACGTTTCTCTGCTCAACAAACAGGGCAGCATGTTCTTCACCAGAGCAATGGCTG GTAACAATAAACTTGGCGGTCAAGACTTCAGCCAGAGGTTACTGCAGTACACCACAGAGCGAGTACGACAAGAGTTCGGCGTCGTCCCCGCTCTCAAAGAGGACATTCATCGTCTCCGTCAGGCTGTGGAAGCGGCCAAGCTCAACCTCACCCTCCACAACAGCGCCACAGTCAGGGTGCCGCTGAACCTGCACATCCATGATGACTCGACCCCGGAGCGGGTGCTCTTCGAAGCCGTACTCACGAGACAACTTTTCGAGGAGCTCAATGAGGACCTCTTTCAAAAGATCTTGGCCCCCGTGGAGACGGTGCTGGCCGAAGGCCACCTGGACAAAGCCGAGGTGGACGAGATCGTGCTGGTGGGCGGCTCCACCAGGATTCCGCGGATCCGGAGACTCATTGCCGAGTACTTTGGCAAGGACCCTAACACTTCAGTGGACCCTGACTTGGCCGTGGTGATGGGTGTGGCGCTCCAAGCGGGCATCATGGGTGGCTCGTGGCCACTACAAGTCAGCGCAATTGAAATCCCTAACAGACACCTTCATAAGACCAACTTCAATTAG
- the samsn1a gene encoding SAM domain-containing protein SAMSN-1a isoform X1, with protein MNLFCFSLEGSLDSLYEAVQTSDEKPPRPIPSRYSSRSCSPALLLQENTTWRGSGRSISMEMTTKQESNAEKKKRRTQVSKSASDNEALADNACNAAVWKGANRPEDLVHISNNHNEEMKRTKHRADLKGGKSAHHSGAKKRDKSQNTNTKRTTTDSKQVAKRNQKPGKKSTGKNGKDGLKKNENITVHPPRGDTSPLMGPLYLNVPHKCDGRPYPSKFSTLPIQDSTTPGHCNDMLSLPGGATPTHCHNQNQRWSNPTDNSPIWGTVLHTCRRPLTEYHVSPDEFTLHHSNEMQEEEDKDGNLSMNCKLLIPPKVTRSFNDLDLLEPNRSTSFGRFDGFRQNPSPAKTEENGTDMTSVACESAEPNKPAGIGKKMKAISLTMRRKVGKKHAKSFSEEIVGDTGTETTSANEQNSTRASNSLESLYSGQSSSSGVTSESNCSGQRDGLRLEEDGSYQGQFCGRARVHTDFVPSPYDTDSLKLKTGDIINIISKPPMGIWTGMLNNRVGNFKFIYVDILLEKEEKGEEEDNDEALKVRQQKLCQRPRPKTLLELLERLNLEEYASALLLNGYQTVEDLTHLQEKHLIELNVKDPEDRCKLLAASQCRYSEGDDVSNVAETKSPSALQEEDSDCPRDSGCFIPSECSDSKEDTEQLNESVAS; from the exons ATGAACCTGTTCTGCTTCTCATTG GAGGGCTCATTGGACAGCTTGTATGAAGCTGTGCAGACCTCTGACGAGAAACCCCCACGACCAATCCCGAGCCGCTATTCCAGCCGCTCGTGCAGCCCGGCTCTCTTGCTGCAAGAAAATACGACATGGAGGGGATCTGGAAGATCCATTTCTATG gaaatgacaacaaaacaagaaagcaatgctgaaaaaaagaaaagaag AACACAGGTATCCAAATCTGCTTCAGACAATGAAGCATTGG CAGATAACGCCTGTAATGCGGCAGTGTGGAAGGGTGCCAATAGGCCAGAAGATTTAGTTCACATCAGCAACAATCATAATGAAG aAATGAAGAGGACAAAACACAGAGCTGATCTGAAAGGAGGCAAATCAGCACATCATTCAGGTGCCAAAAAAAGGGATAAAAGTCAG AACACAAACACCAAAAGAACCACAACGGACTCTAAACAAGTAGCCAAAAGGAATCAAAAACCTGGTAAAAAATCAACTGGAAAGAATGGAAAAGATGggctgaagaaaaatgaaaatatcacag TGCACCCTCCAAGAGGAGACACCAGTCCTCTCATGGGCCCACTCTACCTAAATGTCCCCCACAAGTGTGACGGGAGGCCCTACCCGAGTAAATTCTCCACCCTTCCGATACAAGATAGCACAACTCCAGGCCACTGCAACGACATGCTCAGCTTGCCTGGTGGTGCAACACCTACGCACTGCCACAACCAGAACCAACGCTGGAGCAACCCGACTGACAACAGTCCCATCTGGGGAACAGTGTTACATACATGCCGCAGACCACTCACTGAGTACCACGTTTCCCCTGATGAATTCACTCTGCATCATTCAAATGAAATgcaagaggaggaggacaagGATGGCAACTTGAGTATGAACTGCAAACTCCTTATTCCCCCAAAAGTGACACGGTCATTTAATGACTTGGATCTGTTGGAACCCAAC CGTTCCACAAGCTTTGGCAGGTTTGATGGGTTCAGACAAAATCCGTCTCCAGCCAAAACAGAGGAGAATGGAACAGATATG actTCAGTGGCATGTGAGAGCGCAGAGCCAAACAAACCAGCTGGAATTGGGAAGAAAATGAAGGCAATTTCATTGACCATGCGTAGGAAAGTGGGCAAAAAGCATGCCAAGTCTTTTTCAGAGGAGATA GTTGGGGATACAGGGACCGAAACTACATCAGCAAATGAACAGAACTCAACGAGGGCCAGCAACTCCCTGGAAAGCCTTTACAGTGGACAGAGTTCTTCAA GTGGTGTAACCAGTGAGTCTAATTGTTCAGGTCAGAGGGATGGTCTGAGGTTAGAAGAAGACGGTTCCTATCAGGGTCAGTTTTGTGGCAGAGCTCGTGTCCACACTGACTTTGTCCCAAGCCCCTACGACACAGACTCTCTCAAACTTAAG ACTGGTgacatcatcaacatcatcagcAAGCCTCCAATGGGTATTTGGACAGGGATGCTCAACAACAGAGTGGGAAACTTCAAATTCATCTATGTGGACATTTTGttggaaaaggaagaaaaaggaGAAGAGGAAGACAATGACGAGGCTCTCAAAGTACGACAACAAAAACTGTGTCAAAGACCACGACCCAAAACGTTGCTGGAACTGCTCGAAAGACTAAATCTGGAG GAGTACGCATCTGCCTTACTCCTCAACGGCTACCAGACAGTGGAGGACCTCACACACCTGCAGGAGAAACATCTCATTGAGCTCAATGTCAAAGACCCCGAGGATAGATGCAAGTTGTTGGCTGCCTCTCAGTGTCGCTACTCAGAAG GTGATGACGTCAGTAATGTGGCTGAAACCAAATCTCCAAGTGCTCTACAGGAAGAAGACAGCGACTGTCCCAGGGACTCAGGCTGCTTCATTCCATCCGAATGCTCAGACAGTAAAGAGGATACAGAACAGCTCAACGAAAGTGTGGCTTCTTAA